The following is a genomic window from Actinomadura sp. WMMB 499.
GGTGACGCGTGCATGACCGACTACGTGACGACCTTCGGGCCTGACGGCCTCGACCTGGAAGGGGGTTTCGATGCACACGACACGGGAGGGGTGGCTGAAGCATGGCGTCGAGCTGATGCGCCCGTGGTTCTCCGAGCTGCGGCATGAGATCCCCGACCTCTACATCTCGGTGAGCTTCCCCGTGTCTGGGGGGCGCTCGGGTAAGCGGATCGGAGAGTGCCATCACACCAGCGAGGACGGGAGCCCTCATGTCCTGGTGCACCCGTACCTGAACGACGCGACCAGGGTTCTGGACGTCGTCCTGCATGAGCTGGTGCACGCGACGCTCGGATACGGGGCTGGGCACGGTGCGCCGTTTCGGAGACTCGCTGAGGCCCTCGGCCTCACGGGGAAGATGACGGCCACGGTCGCTACTGACGAGCTGCGTGAGGTCCTGGCGGACATGGTTCGCCGGGGCCTCGGCCCGTACCCGCACTCGGCTTTGCAGCAGTACGTGCCGAAGCAGACGACGCGGCAGATCAAGGCGACCTGCCCCGAGCCGCATGGAGAAAAGAAGAATGGTGAGCCCGAGTACTACGTGACTCGGGTGAGCCGGAAGTGGATCGAGTACTGGACTGACCGCATCGGGTATC
Proteins encoded in this region:
- a CDS encoding SprT-like domain-containing protein — protein: MRPWFSELRHEIPDLYISVSFPVSGGRSGKRIGECHHTSEDGSPHVLVHPYLNDATRVLDVVLHELVHATLGYGAGHGAPFRRLAEALGLTGKMTATVATDELREVLADMVRRGLGPYPHSALQQYVPKQTTRQIKATCPEPHGEKKNGEPEYYVTRVSRKWIEYWTDRIGYLACPCGEPMIVEE